A portion of the Polaribacter cellanae genome contains these proteins:
- a CDS encoding ABC transporter ATP-binding protein has protein sequence MADKTGNAFDMQIFLRLMSFAKRYKLNFFIASISTILLAGVALLNPYILKKTVDFYIVDKDTQGLINSVLLMFSILLLEVLLRFTFIYFANWVGQHIIRDIRAKTFRHILQFRMSYFDTNSVGKLVTRVVSDIETIAAFFSSGVFTIVSDVLQMFAVVILMFVLDWKLAFIAIAVLPILLYATKIFQVAIKATFQEVRNQVANLNGFVQERVTGMKIVQLFNRENIEYKNFKEINNKHKEAYIKTIWYFSIFFPIAEILSSIGIGLIVWFGSKQIIGGAVPGPGTVMAFVQMAQMLFRPLRQIADKFNQLQMGIVSGERVFKVLDTDSSITKNGTITAGNLEGNISFKDVRFSYVKNEEVLKGISFEVKSGQTIAIVGATGAGKSTIINLINRFYEIDSGVIAVDGTSIDQYKLQSLRDQVAIVLQDVFLFSDSILNNITLKDDRITLQEVEKAAKQIGIHDFILTLPGGYNYNVKERGAMLSSGQRQLIAFLRAYVSKPSILILDEATSSVDTHAEQMIQYATETITKDRTSIVIAHRLATIKQADKIIVMDKGLIVEEGTHQELLEKENGYYKNLYDKQFSLDAAS, from the coding sequence TTGGCAGATAAAACAGGAAATGCTTTCGATATGCAAATCTTTTTAAGATTAATGAGCTTTGCAAAAAGGTACAAGCTTAATTTCTTTATAGCATCGATTTCTACCATTTTATTGGCAGGAGTTGCACTTTTGAACCCTTATATTTTAAAGAAAACAGTAGATTTTTATATTGTAGATAAAGATACACAAGGCCTTATTAATAGTGTATTATTAATGTTTAGTATCCTGCTGTTGGAAGTTTTGTTGCGATTTACGTTTATCTATTTTGCAAATTGGGTTGGGCAACATATTATTAGAGATATAAGAGCAAAAACGTTTAGACATATTTTGCAGTTTAGAATGTCTTATTTCGATACAAATTCTGTTGGAAAATTAGTAACAAGAGTCGTTTCAGATATAGAAACCATTGCCGCTTTTTTTAGTAGCGGCGTTTTTACAATCGTAAGCGATGTGCTACAAATGTTCGCAGTTGTTATTCTAATGTTTGTTTTAGATTGGAAATTAGCATTCATCGCAATTGCAGTATTGCCTATTTTATTATATGCCACAAAGATTTTTCAAGTAGCTATAAAAGCAACCTTTCAAGAAGTAAGAAATCAAGTAGCTAATTTAAATGGCTTTGTACAAGAGCGAGTTACAGGAATGAAAATTGTACAGCTTTTTAATAGAGAAAATATAGAATATAAAAACTTTAAGGAAATTAATAATAAACATAAAGAAGCGTATATAAAAACAATTTGGTATTTCTCTATTTTTTTTCCAATTGCAGAAATTTTATCATCCATAGGAATTGGATTAATTGTTTGGTTTGGTAGCAAACAAATTATTGGAGGAGCCGTTCCAGGACCAGGAACAGTAATGGCCTTTGTACAAATGGCACAAATGTTATTTAGACCTTTAAGGCAAATTGCAGATAAATTTAACCAACTTCAAATGGGAATTGTTTCTGGAGAAAGAGTCTTTAAAGTTTTAGATACAGACAGTTCCATCACCAAAAACGGAACGATAACTGCTGGAAATTTAGAAGGAAATATTTCTTTTAAGGATGTACGTTTTAGCTATGTTAAAAATGAAGAAGTTTTAAAAGGAATTTCTTTTGAAGTTAAAAGCGGACAAACAATCGCAATTGTGGGTGCAACAGGAGCAGGAAAATCGACCATTATAAATTTAATAAACCGTTTTTATGAAATTGATAGTGGTGTAATAGCTGTAGATGGAACTTCCATAGACCAATACAAATTACAAAGTTTAAGAGATCAAGTGGCAATTGTTTTACAAGATGTTTTCTTATTTTCAGATTCTATTTTAAACAATATTACTCTAAAAGACGATAGAATTACGTTACAAGAGGTAGAAAAAGCGGCCAAACAAATAGGTATTCACGATTTTATATTAACACTTCCTGGAGGTTATAATTACAATGTAAAAGAACGTGGAGCGATGTTATCTTCTGGCCAAAGACAATTAATTGCTTTTTTAAGAGCCTATGTTAGTAAGCCAAGTATTTTAATTTTAGACGAAGCCACTTCTTCTGTAGATACACATGCAGAGCAAATGATACAATATGCAACAGAAACCATTACAAAAGATAGAACTTCTATTGTTATTGCACACAGATTAGCTACTATTAAACAAGCAGATAAAATTATTGTAATGGATAAAGGTTTAATTGTTGAAGAAGGAACACATCAAGAATTATTAGAAAAAGAAAATGGTTATTACAAAAACTTGTATGACAAGCAGTTCAGTTTAGATGCTGCTTCTTAA